The nucleotide window AGCTACGCGAGCTTTTTCTCATATTGCGCTCGCGATCTTTGTTGCTTCTCATTTCTTAGAGCTATCATCAAAAGCGACCGATATTCTAAGAACGGTTGTGATGGTAGCTCTGCTGCTGCAAGTCGGTTTTTGGGCGCAACGTGGTGTTAATGTTGGCGTAGCGAAATGGAAGGAGAACAAGGGCGACTCTTCTGGAGCACGCACAATGAGTGCTGCAATCACTTTTATTGGACGATTGGTAATTTGGTCACTGGTCCTTGTTTCGGTGCTTTCACAATTGGGTGTGAAGGTTGGAGCAGTCGTCACGGGTCTTGGGATTGGTGGTATCGCCGTTGCCTTAGCTGTGCAAAATGTGCTCGGCGACCTGCTTGCCTCACTGTCGCTTTATTTCGATACGCCTTTTGATATTGGTGATTTTATTGTTACCGGTGGCAGCAAAGGCACGGTTGAAAAAATTGGCCTTCGCTCGACTCGAGTGCGTGCTTTGTCAGGTGAGCAGCTTGTATTTCCAAATGCCGAACTCGCTAATAAATTGATCCAAAACTACAAACGCATGGAGGAGCGACGGATCGACTTTCGCCTTGGACTTGTTTATGGCACGCCCTACGACAAGCTCAAGCGGGTGCCTGCAATCATCGAAGAGATTATTTCCGGGATGGAAGGCGTTCGTTTTGATCGCAGCCATTTCTCGAGTTACGGTGACTTCTCGCTTGTTTTTGAGACCGTCTATTTTGTGCTTAGTCCTGATTACGCCGTGTTTATGGACAAACAGCAAAGCCTTTTTTTGGCTCTCTATGAGCGATTTGAAAAAGAAGGTCTAGATTTTGCCTTCCCAACGCAGACCCTTCATTTGGTAAAAGAGCAAGCTTAGCTACAGAAGCTTTCTATCCGAAGGCAGTTCCAGGTAGCCAAGATCAGGACCCTTCGGGATAAAGCCCGTGGGATTAAGTTGTCGGTGACTTCCGTAGTAGTGCCGTTTGATGTGATCGAGGTTGCAGTATTCCGAGACTCCGGGCATCTGATAGATGTCGCGCAAATAGCCCGATAGATTTTTATACTGCATCAGCAAACGATTATTGCATTTAAAATGTACATAATAGACTGGATCAAATCGCAATAGCGTTGTGAACAAGCAGATATCAGCTTCTGTAAGCTGATCGCCGCATAAAAAGCGCTGCTTTTCCAAAAGACGATCCCATTGGTCCAAGGCATCAAACAGGGTATCGAAGGCGTGGTTATAGGCGGCTTGGCTTTGCGCAAAACCGCAGCGGTATACGCCGTTGTTGATGGGTTCGTAGATTTCATCAATGCGTTGGTCAATCAATGGCTGCAAATGATCCGGACAAAGGTCAAGATCCTTGTTGGCAAAGCGATGCATTGCTTTATCGAGCATGCGCAAAATGTCTCGAGACTCATTGTTGACGATAGTGTTGGTTTTTGTGTCCCAGAGTACAGGCACAGTGACACGGCCAGTGTAGTCTCTTTGTGCGGCTACGTAGACTTGCCACAGATAGTTTGCTTTTAGATGAGGATCGGGATCAACTCTATCATCGCTCCTGAACTCCCAACCGTGCTCGCCCATATGGGGGTGAAC belongs to Myxococcales bacterium and includes:
- a CDS encoding mechanosensitive ion channel family protein produces the protein MLKQWLGKSYLGNSVEEWALALGVALAVWIALAVTRRVVIFRLAKIAKRTTSSVDDVIVEVLEATRAFSHIALAIFVASHFLELSSKATDILRTVVMVALLLQVGFWAQRGVNVGVAKWKENKGDSSGARTMSAAITFIGRLVIWSLVLVSVLSQLGVKVGAVVTGLGIGGIAVALAVQNVLGDLLASLSLYFDTPFDIGDFIVTGGSKGTVEKIGLRSTRVRALSGEQLVFPNAELANKLIQNYKRMEERRIDFRLGLVYGTPYDKLKRVPAIIEEIISGMEGVRFDRSHFSSYGDFSLVFETVYFVLSPDYAVFMDKQQSLFLALYERFEKEGLDFAFPTQTLHLVKEQA